TGAGGGATGCCCCCAAATAGCCCCTGGGGCACTAGTATCCCCCTACCCCAAATCAGCAGGAGGCTTGGGGAACTGCTGTGCCTTTCACACGCCACGAGGGgttgtgtgtgtccccccccccgccccatcccGTGCCTAGCTGGGCTACGTCGGGGACCCGGGAGCTCTGCGGGGACGGGGGGGAAGCGGGAAGGGGGCTTGCAGCCATTCGGTGTCTCCTTCGTCCCATTCTTGTGTAGCTGCGCGTGGATCTGTGCCTGGAGCCAGGATGTCTGGGTCCTCTCCGAACAGCTGACCTTGGCCTCAGCCGCTTCTCCGTGCATCAGTTTCCCCACTGCCTCCCAGGGGAGGGTTGAGTGCCGGcgggggtttggggtttgccCCTGGTCCCGAGGGACAGAGCCAGCCCTGGCCCCGGGCAAGCGGAGCAGTAACGCACCACGTCCCCCACGGCACGTCCCCCACGATGGGGAGGAGGCCTGTCACCACCCGGCACTGGTATTGTGTCCCCTGGCAGGGCCAGCCAGCACAGGAGGGGTATGGAGCACCCGGGACCTTTTGCTATCAGCTGTTATTTCACTGAGATGCTGATACGGGGTCACGGGAATGGGGGCAGGACTCACTCCAGGCGAAGCACCCGGGGGAGGATCGGCTCAGCTCCCCCATCCCCGAGCGGGGATGTGGGGCTGATATCCAGGGCCATCACAGGGGTGCCACCCTGTGCCCATGCTGCCCTCGCTGGCATCGCAGGCTGggtcccccagccctgccaagcAGCCCGaaccccctccccagcccggcTCTCTCCGCAAGAGCTATGCCCGGCTGCACTCCAGAAAGGTGAGGCGGTGGTTCCTGGAGCAGGCTGCTTTATTAAAACAAGGCTGAACAGaccagcaaataaataaataccccCCGCCCACCCCAAAACGTGCACAGGGTCCCCGTGCAAGTGCCCGTCCTGGTGCCAGCTCCGGCGCAGGCTGCGCCTCTGCCAGGGAGCTCCAGCCCTGCGTGACCCTACAATAAACAAgcctgtgtctgcagctgagcCTACGCTACTGGGCGCAGCCGGCAGGACCGTGCTCACCAGGGGGGAAGCCGCGGCCAAAGCGCGCGAATCCGGCAGCGGGATGGGAGCTGGGTGGCTGAGTCCCCCAGGGCCGTGCAGGGCCATGCGAGTCCCTGTGCCAGCTGTGGGCATGGCATGGCTCCTCCGGCATGGTGCCCACTGAGCATCACTGTGTGCTCGCTGGTGAGAGGCACCCCCAGGTCCCCTTTTCCCCACTCCCTGCCTCCCTGAGGccagcaggatctggccctggACTCAAGACGAGCCCCAGGACCAGGGTGGGCGGGCAGGTCCTCCCCGCAAAGAGCCTGCAGGGCCCGAGCCTCCTTCCACGGCCCCAGGGCCACGCAAGAGGCCCCCAGTCGGATGAGACGGTGGCAGGCGGCACTTCCCTGCTGTCTTCAGAGTGAGGATCGGTCAATGCCTGCGGGGCGAGAGAGTGTGCAAGGCCATAACCCCCCGGCGGGCACTGGTGCTGGGCGGGGGGCCCTGCGGCACGGCCCTCTGACCCGCCCCGGCAGACAGCGGGGTCTTGCCTCCATCCCTGGCTTGGATGCAAGccctggggtggggtgggggggctggCCTGGAGAGGGACGTACCAGTGGccccctgcagctcctggcacaGCCACCCCCATGGGCATCAGGGATGGGGTGAGCAAAGGCACCATGATAGGGAAATGGGGGGGGGTCCCATGTCTGGTGTGGTTTACACACAACACTCCCAGTCCCCTTCTGTGTGGAGCAACTAGGCACTGCTGGGGGAACTGGTAGGCATGGGGCTGTCCCAAGCCcgttccccaccaccaccccaaaaaaGCATCATTACCTTTTGGAAGCAGCTGGGCACCAgggccagctcccccctccccagttcACCCCTAAATGGGTGCCATGGTGGGTGCCAGCGCTGTACCCACCCATTGCCAGCGAGGACTCACCAGGCAGTGGGCGAGCAGAGCCAGGTGCAGGCGGCCGGGCAGCACGGTCCCAGCGCAGCCCAGGAGTGAGCCCCGTCCCTGGAGCAAGCAGTTTTGGGGCCGCTGTGGGTGGAGGGCTGTGCCAGCCGTGGCCCATGAGTCGGCCATGCTGTGCACATGGCTAGTAGTCGGCAGCATGTCTGGGGTGTGTGAGTGGGGGTCTGTCCCCTCTGCGTCCCCCAGGAATGGCATGGGAGAGGCTCAGGTCTCAGGCTTTGAGGTGAGGTCAAAAAAGGGCTGTCTTGGGGTGCATCACACCCCAAAACCCTCGTCGAGCCCAAAGCCCAGGGACCTGCAAAACCTGCATCCCACATGCTGCCTGGATGGGGGTCTGGTGGTATCTCCATGGCAGGTGCCCCCATCCTTCCTCACGGACACCAGGGATCAGGACCCCAGAAGGGATCCCCTGTGATCCTTATGTCCCCGGGGACAAACAGCATCCAGGTCCTGCCGTCCCCACGTGGGCACCCAGCGCTGCCagaccccagccccagcctcctccaTCCCCCGGGGCCGGTTTGGCTGGGGTGGAGGCAGGTGGCCCGAGCAGGAGGTGACAAGGTGTGGGTGACCCAGTGGCGGGGAGGGGACAGGCGTGCAGTGGTGGGGGACGGCGCCTACCTGAAGTGGAGAGAAATGGAGGGTGCGAGTGGAGAAAGACGGAGCGTCGCAGGCTAAGAGTTAAGAGCATTGATACCTGCGGGAGTGAGCACAAGGGCCTGGAGGATGTCGGAGAGGGAAACGATGCCCCGGGGGTGCTGGTTCTCATCCACCAGAACCAGGCGATGGACCTGTGGGTGCAGGCAGAGCATCACAGGCAGATCGGGCAGCGCACAGGGGGGGCTGGCACGAGGTGCCCCGGCTGCTCACCTGCTCCTTGGCAATGCGGTCAATGATGTCCTCCATGGTTTCATGGGGGTAGCAGGTGAGGACCCCCTCCAGGCAGACGGTGCGCTGCCGCAGCGCCTCCCGCACGCTCATGTCCAGGTTGTTGTAGGTCTTCTGGGCTGCCAGGTGCTGCGGGAGAGGTGGCTCCACTCAGCGCCCCAAGGTGTCCTTGCACCCCATTGTGCCAGCACACCGGGGGACACCGAGCCCTGGGGATGCACGGGGCAGATCTGCACTGGCACGTGCATGTCACTGCACGTGGGGTGGGTTTGCATGGGCACAGGCAGGTGTGAGCCCCCCACCAGTGGCATGCAAGGGGTCACGCTCGTGGCCAGGGTGTGCAAACGCACAGGGTACTCACAATGACGTCAAACCGGGAGTAGAGGCCAACCACTTGCCCTGCAAAGGGAGAcagtgcaggggctggggagggggcccTGAGGACCACCCGCCAtgctccccctgcaccccaagGGGCAGCCCAAAGGCCAGGAGGAGGGGTTTGGGTGGGCATGGAGCTGGAGCCGCTGGCAGAGGGAGATGGGGGGGTCACTGGTCCCCTCCCCAGGTACCAGCATCGTTGATGACTGGCAGGGCAGAGACGCGGCGGTCCACGAAGATCTCCAGGGCGGTGTAGACGGGGGCGGTCTCGGGCACAACAGCCACGTCACGGAAGGTGCCGATGCACAGCTCCTGCACTGTTTTCTTCAGGAAGTGTGGCTTGGGGACGGTGGAGCCCTGTGGCGGGGCAGGGCAAGGCTGGGCTGGCACCTACACGCACCCCGACACCCTTGCTTGTGCCCCTACACACCCACCATGCGTGTGCACACGCAGCCCCAGCACTCACGAAGATGTGGAGGAACTTGAGGATGCGCTTGTGCGTCAGGATGTGCAGGACATTGCCCGAGATGGGCTCGATGACGGGCAGGCGGTGGATCTTGTGCTTGATCAGGGAGTAGACAGCGTCGAAGAGGCTGCAGGTGACGGGGACACCGTGGGGGGATAGGGCTGCATCCCGGGCACGCCCCCGGTGGGGTGTGCTCTCCCCCAGTGGGCAGGCGCTCACCTATTGCTCGGGGAGATGGAGACCAGCGGCTTGAAGGAGCCCTGCAGGTACACCTCTGCCAAGggagagaggtgggagagggggccccccagccccctcaTGCAGCCTCCATGAGCCCACCTCCATGCCCTGTGCAAcatccccagcccagccacccCCACTGCCTCCCGCTTTTTACCTCTCCAGGTCTCAATCTTGTGCTCCTCCACCTCGTAGATCTGAACCTGAGGGCAGGGAGATGCCCTGGTCACGGTGGCCCCATGGGGGACTGAGGGGACTCTGGGGCACTGCCCCCTTCCCCAAGCATCCCACCCCCTCGCCCTAAGTGCAGGGACCACATCTTGGGTGCTGGGCAGAGGGGCACCAAGCGGACGCTGGGCTGGCCCAGAGCATCCCCCGGTCACGGTCTAGTGATGAAGAGGGGACCAGGAGAGGTGGGGACAgcccctccctgccccatgcCCCCAGACCCCCCATGCTCTCCCTGCCACACTCACCAGGGGTGAGCGGTAGTAGCGGTGGAGGATGTTGATGAAGTCGGTGATGGTGAGCATCCCTGCGGAGACACGTGGTGTTGGCAGTGCTGCCCGCACCTTCACTgccaggcaggggaaggggccaGGCAGCGCTGCCAGCACTCACCCACAAAGCTCTGTGTCTTGCTGTCCCAGAGCGGGGCGGCACGCACCCCATTGGCCACCAGTGCCACAAAGGCTTTCTTGATCTGCCGGCGGAGTGGGGAGGGGGTCAGGGGGTCCCTGagcctgctccctccctgcccgtCCCCGCCAGTCCCCCACTTTGTCACCTCCAGGGAGGTGTCAAAGACGACGAGCTTGCAGCTGGTGGGGATGGCGTCGTAGCAGCAGTGGCTCCTCATAAAGTGCATGTAGACCTCGGCGTCGGGGCTCTGAAACTCGCTCTCTGGGCCCAGCCCAAGTATCTCGTTGCCCAGCGTGAAAGTGACAGGTCTTGGGCTCCTCCgcctgtcctcttcctcctcctcttcctcctcctccccctgctccctgggGCACAGGGCCTCCGGGAACCCTGCCAGCAAacccaccccagccccagccagtcAGCTGAGCTGCCAGGTCTCAGCACCCTCCTgcctggggggagcagggggatgctGCGGGAGGGGCTGGTCCCCCCAGACCCCCTCCATTCCCCACTCCACAGGGGCAGcacacagcactgcagctttccagctgtcctggtttcggctgggacagagttaactcccttcttagtagctggtacagtgcggtgttttggatttagtgtgagaatgatgttgataacactctgatgttttagttgttgctaagtagcgcttatcttaagccaaggacttttcagtttcccatcctctgccagcaagcaggtgtgcaaggagctgggagggagcatagccggggcagctgacctgaactagccaaagggctattccataccatggaacgtcatgcccagtatataaacagggggagttggctgggaggtgtggattgtggcttgggaactaactgggcatgggTCAGTGGGTGttgagcaattgcgttgtgcatcactgttttttttttcttccccccccttcctttttttgttatattccttttcattactattattattattatatttcattattactattgttagtattatattttactttagttattaaactgttcttatctcagcccacgagttttacttttttttttccctttcctcctcctcaccccactgggagggggaagggggaagcagctgcgtggtgctgagttgctgactggggttaaaccatgacaccagcctggggggcactgggagcttctgggaaggagctgaggagcGAGGCAATGAGGGGTATGGGTGGGGTGGGCAGACAACTGATGTGCTCATTGCATGAGTGAGACAGCCCCCCCTCCGACACGCCTAGGCACTGCCTGCTACCCACCTTCCTCCTCAAGGCGGGCAGCAGCATCCGCCAGCGCCACCTGAGAGGGCACACAGCAAGGGGGGGTCAGCAGGAGCCAGCCCAGCCTCTCCCCCACCCATGGTTGCTGCCTGCACCCACCCGGCTGCCCTGGCCCCCTCCAAGCCGGGCAGAGGGGACCATCCTTTCAGGGTGGGGATGTGGGCTGGgctcagcccccagcccccatGGGGAGCCCCCTGCCCGCCCAGAATCCCCGGAGCCTGCCACCCCCATGGTGGCTCCAGCCCAGGACACCCAGCTTGTCCCCCTGCTCTGGGGGGCAGCGGGTGTCCCCGGGACAGGGCAGGGGATGGCAGGACCCCCCggctcctctctctgctgttggAGTCGAGTGCGTCCTGCAGCGTCTCCACACCcatcctctccttctcccagccCCAAGGTGTAAATCCCAGTCCTGCTTCCTCCCGTGTTGGGAGCCCCACCAGCCCCACCTGCCCCCCTGGGACCAGGTCTGCCCCAGGACACCCTACAAGAACAaggggggcagccccaggcGGGAGGGAGGCAAGCACGGCTGACTAGCTGACCCCATGCCCCCCAGTCCCCAGGAGACCCTACCATAACAAAGCGGCATGCATGGTGGGAAGAGCAACCCCAGACCACAAACCCGCTGGCAGAGCCAATGTTTACGAGCCACCCTACAATAACAAAGGCGCAGGGACTGCTCCCTAAGGAGCCCAGAGCCAACCCCGGGAAGGAGGCGACCCTACACCAATCCTTCCCAAGTGGCTGGGGACAgccggggcaggcaggcaggccaGGCTGCGCTCCACGTCCTTGTCCCCACGGCTGCCTGGCTGTGGGAAGGGGACCGCCAGCCCCCCACATCTCCCCACCCCGGGGGTGGCCTGTCCCCAAGTCGGGGGCTGTCGGGCTGGGCCCCCCACCCGCCCCGGCAGTACCTGGggtgcggcggggccggggagtCGCTCCATGCTGACTGCGGGGCAGCGCTGCTATTCTGGGCCGGCGGCTGGCGGGGGCCTGGCAGATAGGGTGTCAGCGAGCAATGCCAGCCATGCCCCCGCCAccgccgcggggggggggcggggggacacGGCCGCCACCAGTGCCACCGCCGTGCAGTGCCCGCAAGCCACCGCGCCACCCCGCGACCCCGCAGCACCGGGCTGGAGGGGATGGCCGCGGCCCCGGGGACAGAGCTGGCCCTGGGGACGCGAGGGAGGGGGTGATGGAGAGATGGCTCGGGGCAGAAAACCTGTCCCCCCGCTCCGCGGACCCCTGTCCTCCAGGAGCGGCGCTCAGCTTCTGCCAGAATGCGGCCCTGCCCGCCCGGGTGCTGCCCCCACCCCgtcctgcagcaggagagggtgGGGGGCACAGCACCCCCACTCTCCCCCGGGGATGCTGGAGGAGGGCTGGATCCAGCCACGGGCTGAGcggcagccagagcagctggggacCCTTTGCCCTCGaagctgccccagccctgcctgcccctgcctgctcctgcccggggTCCTGCTGCGGTTCAGCCGTCCCCGGCCACCCCGGGTCTCACGGCGGGGGCCGCCCGCGCCTGCCGGGGAACCTCCTTCCTCGCCCGCGGGGCCACCCCCTCCTGCCCGCCCTCCGCTCGCTCCCGGCTCCATTTCTATTTCAGGAAGGTTCAAATAACCCCTTGGCCGGCCGCCGTGTCGGCCCGGGAGCAGCCGTGGGCGAGCGGGCTGGTGGCTGCCGGGCCAAGGGGACAAAGTGGCTCCGGCTGACTCCCGGGGGACAGCTGGACCCTGGCCCATGGCGGGGTGCAAGGAGCAAAGCCCCTGTCCCCTGGTGCTACCccaaggcagggaggaagaggagggacgGGGCAGGGGGGCTCGGTGCTGGGGCCaggccagcagggctggggtgaCGTGAGGACACAGCAGCTGCCCCGGTCCCGGGTGGCCCTGGCCCCGCAGCGGTGCagggggtgggatggggctgggcCCTTACAGCTGCGCTGAGCCGGGcagcctggctccagcctggccaccgctgggtgctggcagcaaggaggggagcaggcaTCTCCACTTTCGGCGGCTATTTTCAGTGCTGGAGAGAAGCCGAGGAGCAATGAGATTGTCACCAAGGAGACCGGAGAAACGGGGCCCAGCTCCGGGCAgtcggggggctgcggggagagAAGGGCTTTCTGCAAGCCTCAGGGCCCACACATGGGGCTCAGCACCTTCCCTGGCCCCACGAAGCCCACCCAAGTGCCCAGCATCCCCCTACCAGACTGGGGGCACATAACCCAAAACCGGCAAGGGACCGCTCAGGGGACCcagcccttccttcccctgctgcaaGGCTGGGCTGCTCTGTCCCCCTTGGTTAATGATCTGCAGGAGAGTCCCCAAGACATAAGGCAGACCCCAAGCAGCTATGCTGGGAGCCGCTCCCCCATGCAGGGGGGCATGCTTACTTGCCATGGGGCAGCAAGAATGGGCCCCAGCTCCAGGAAGGAcaggggaagggcagggtgGTGGCACAAATCCTTCCCGTACCAGAGCCCAGCAAAGCGTGGGGAGAGCCGAGCTGCCCCACAGACCCAAACAGGTCAGGGAAATGGAGGCAGATGGAGGCCAGGAGAGCAGCCGAGTGTTAAACTTTAATAGAAATCCTTgagaaacaaagggaaaatagagagcagagcccagcagaaGAGCACCAGCCTGCAGTCCCCGCATGCATGCTGCAGGTCACCTGGGAGAGCCAACAGCCTCAAGAGGATGCTCCCTCCCTGGCAGCCCGACTGTCCCCACAACAAAGCGGAGCTATGCCGGAACCCGTGATCTCTCCCGAGCAGCGATGTGCAAGCCTGAGGTTTCTCCCAGGCCCCGAGGCTGGGGGAGGGCAGGATGTTGGCACAGGCGTTCAGAAAGGATGAAACGGGTCGGTTGGAAGTCCCAAGCCCTGCTCCTTCCAGAGGAGCAGGGTGGTGGCTGGGGACTTTTCTCCAggggccaggctgcagcagggcaggagcagactcagctcccagcagctcaggacAAGCGCATGGAGACACAGGCGAGCAAGGGCCCAGCCCGTGCTGGTCGGAGATGGGAAGGCCAGGCTGACTCCAAGCTCAGCCAGCTCCCACGCAGCAAagaaaccaccaccaccaccacatcAGGCTTTAAGAGCAGCCTAGGACAAAGGCCAGACAAACCCCACTTCCCCAGGCTTtgccatttgttttaaaaatggaagtcaCACAGCTCTCCTCTTTGCCCAGTAAAACAACCCTCTCTAAAAACAGCCCCACAAGCAAGTGTGCAGTGCCGGGGGCTCCCACAGTCCTTGCTCTCCAGAGCTAGCTCCTGTCTCTTCCTTTGAGGTAGGTTGAGGTGTCCCTGGGGAGGGACGGCGGCCGCCTGGTCACATCACCAGGGTGGTGTCCGAGAGGCAGCCAGCAGGTTTCTGGTCGGCTCCACCAGTGCACTTGTTGAGAGGTAAGCTCTGAGTAGGGCTGGGCTCCAGGCATCTCGTGAGGTCCTCACCAGCTGAAGGGAGGAGTgtgctgcaggagaaaggagacCCTGTGCTGCTTAGGGACAGTGAGAAAGGATCAAAAGGGCCATGGTGCAACACGCATCCGCAGTATCATTATACACAGACTCAGAGACAGGGCTGCCAGGCTCACCTACTCAATCCCCCATCCCAGGCAGCACCACTCACCCCAACAGACATCCACGACATTGATGGGACTTTATGGTCACAGCTTGatctccctgcctgcacatAAACCCAACTCCATCCTGGCCTGGGCACAGGAGCAGGGATGCCCTTTCCCTTAACACCAGGGTCCAGGGGTGTGCCTGCCCTCCATTTTGGCTCACGCAGACGAACCCCAGTCCTCCACCTCTCTGCAGGAAGCTGTCGGGGCCAGCAGCACCCACTTTGCAGCCCAGCTTTGCTCGGGGAAGCTGGCAGAGTGCGGCAGTCCCGGAGGCCTcgctgctcccccagccccacactgTGGCTGAGAGCTTCTGCTCATTGCTGGCCACATCGGAGCCCACAGAAGTGGTGCGGGTCCCTGCGGGGAACATCTTGTCAGCATGTCCTGACCATGACAACCCCAAACATCACCCAGTCCGGCTGTTCTGTGCCTCATTCCCATCCGAGCTGGGCGTACAGTGCCAAGGAGATATGCCCAGTCATGTAGACATCATGCCAGCCCCACCAGTTGGCTCTCCAGAGAGCAGAGGCTGGCTTCAGAGCCTGCAAGCTGACCTGTTCCTCTCCCCTTAGacaaagctgctttccctgctgccagTTCTCTCAGGACACCACTCCTAAAGCCACACTGTGAACATCATGCACGTCACGGCCAGTGCAAACTCACCCCAGTCTGCCCAGTTCCAGTTTGCTGAAGCCATTTGATTGAATGCTGCTCTTCTGGAGGAAGAAAGACTTTGGCAATGACcactgcaggaggagagaaagacaaCCAAATGGCTATTTAAGTCGTGGCAAAAATCCCTCAAGCCTGCTGGGCTCTGCCGTAGGCTGCCCTAGTGCGCTTCAGCTTGAACTGCCTCACACTGCTGTGCATCGTCACTGCCACCAGACTGTTCCCAGAATAGCAAACAGAGCAGTCTTTGCTCTCTGCTTAATGAATCCCTCTGCTGTAAGTGGGAGCAGAGCATCTCGAGGTCAAAAGAGTGGGTTTCTTTCACTGGATCAGCCTGCTGTTAAGGCACAGGAGTGACAGACGGAGATGGCTCCCTTGCGGAGGGGAATAAAGGGCAGGCCAGGTGCCAAATATGTAGGGCTGTGCCCAGTGCACCCCAGGATATTCAGATGCAAAGTACTTGCAGATCTAATATACTGAGTGGACTTCATGTTGGTGGGAGATAGAGAACTGTGGGTTCCTCCAGACTCCTGGAGGCCttggcagaaaggaaagaagggacaAACAGGTAGGGCAGGAGCCACAGGAAGCAGAACAAGCAGGCTCTCTGCCCAGGCAAACAACCGCCTTCCCCTAGCTTACCCACAGCCATACGCACCGTCTGGGCCAAATCCGTCCCTGCCCCAGTGTGGTACCCTTTAACACAGCAGTTCTTCAGTAGCTCCAGACCTGGGAAGtgacagaaaagacaagaagTGAGAGTGAACGACCAAGTTTGCAGAGAGTTAAGCCTTCCCAGCTCGGGGCACGCAAACATGCTGCACGGAATGAACTGACCGCGCAGCACATGCTATGCAATAACTACTTGAACACGTGCCCAAGCCCCAGCAAAAACGGGGTAAACCAAGGGCGTTCACCCTTTGTACGAGCAAACACCAGCGAGCGCCAGCACATGGGCTGCCGCagtgcctgccttcctcccgGGGAGCCAGACGCACCGTGCAGCAGGCTCAGCTAAGCAGGGAAACTGGGGCAACACGGGATTTGCTGAATTAGACCAGACTGGCGGTTCCCCTGAGCTCGGTGCCTGCCAACGGCAGCACCTGATTTGGGCTGCACTGGTGAAAGTTCCTACAGTGCAAATGTAGGGCAGCTTTGGGGCCACCGGCCCCTTTCCCAGAGGAGGGCAGTTCGGGCAACCTCCTCCTTGCACAGCACCAATCAGCCGCAGCATCCCAGCACATCATCTCCTCCCTGCACGGGTCCATCTGGAGCTCGACATGGGCTGAGACCTGGTCTCCATCCCTGACAGAGGGCGAGGCTGGCATGGACCAAGCTCACTGGTGGTGTGACTGGAAGGGACCGTTCCTCCAGCCGCACACAAGACGTGCTGCTCCAGAGCACAGGGAGGTCACTTTGGAGCAGAGCCACGTGTCCAACCGCACTGAACCAGCTCCACTTCCTCCAAGGCCTCCTGCCAGCTGTCCCCACTACAGCCAAGCTCGCTGTTCACCCAGAAATATTGAGAAATCCAGGACTGCTCccttcctgttttattttttaagagccTTAGAGCCATAGCACAAGCTAAGGTGCCCTGAGATTTAAGCACCAGCAGAGCAATGGCCAGGAACTTGATGCTGTCCAGCTGGGGTTACTGTGATTTGCTATACGATACCAGCCCTGGCTATAGGAGGAATCCTTGTTGTCCAAACTCTGCTCCTCAGTGACCTTTCAGCAAGCCCCAGGACCTTGGAAAAAAGCCCCACGTGTTGGGGGCTGAGAGGAGCAGGGCAGTtcggcagccctgccctggctctgtGCATCAGCCTGGGCTTTGCACCTTGCTGGCCGGGGAGAGAGGGGGGCTGCATGGAACATACATGAATGCAAAGGGGCCAGGGGGAGGTTAGGTTTTGCTCAGAGCTGAAGAGCAACGAGGGGGTAGAGCAAATGTGCTCGCTGGGCTGCTTCGGGGAAGCTGGAGCACTGAACCAGGACCCGGGCCTGAGCAGCGAAGTTCAGGGCAGCACTTCAGTGCGGACAATGACAGGATCTTTCTTCCAGCTGACAGGAGAGCATCCAGCAAAGGTATGAGCGAGGCAAAGGACAACACATGCTGACAGCGCAGCTGGAGAGGGCTATGAGGTTACTGTCTCTCTCTGTGAAAGACTGTTACCAACCCCTTTGATATTTGCTTTTACACCAGTGAAAAgtgacaaaagcatttttttttttcctctgcatgaCAGCCAGGCTAGGAGCACACATACGGTCGCCTCAGTGGAGGGCTGGCTCCTGCAGAATCCTCTCCAGCTAGATCAGATGCTGGATGGAGCGTCTGGAGCCCcagtctctttcttttcatgctcTCTAACCCCTCACACTAGACCTCACTGGTTCTCTCTCCTAAATAGCCTCTACTGCTGCCCTGATAGAGACAGCCCTGGGTGAGAAGGAATTGGTCCAACCCAGCTATGCCTCATTAAAggatgttttttattaaaatacacagtTGTGTCCTGGAAAGGTGGAAATGATAGCTAGATTTCTAGTGTTTAGGAAAAATTCCTCTGTGTGCA
The window above is part of the Gymnogyps californianus isolate 813 chromosome 7, ASM1813914v2, whole genome shotgun sequence genome. Proteins encoded here:
- the PRKAG3 gene encoding 5'-AMP-activated protein kinase subunit gamma-3 isoform X2 — protein: MHFMRSHCCYDAIPTSCKLVVFDTSLEIKKAFVALVANGVRAAPLWDSKTQSFVGMLTITDFINILHRYYRSPLVQIYEVEEHKIETWREVYLQGSFKPLVSISPSNSLFDAVYSLIKHKIHRLPVIEPISGNVLHILTHKRILKFLHIFGSTVPKPHFLKKTVQELCIGTFRDVAVVPETAPVYTALEIFVDRRVSALPVINDAGQVVGLYSRFDVIHLAAQKTYNNLDMSVREALRQRTVCLEGVLTCYPHETMEDIIDRIAKEQVHRLVLVDENQHPRGIVSLSDILQALVLTPAGIDRSSL
- the PRKAG3 gene encoding 5'-AMP-activated protein kinase subunit gamma-3 isoform X1, translated to MERLPGPAAPQVALADAAARLEEEGFPEALCPREQGEEEEEEEEEDRRRSPRPVTFTLGNEILGLGPESEFQSPDAEVYMHFMRSHCCYDAIPTSCKLVVFDTSLEIKKAFVALVANGVRAAPLWDSKTQSFVGMLTITDFINILHRYYRSPLVQIYEVEEHKIETWREVYLQGSFKPLVSISPSNSLFDAVYSLIKHKIHRLPVIEPISGNVLHILTHKRILKFLHIFGSTVPKPHFLKKTVQELCIGTFRDVAVVPETAPVYTALEIFVDRRVSALPVINDAGQVVGLYSRFDVIHLAAQKTYNNLDMSVREALRQRTVCLEGVLTCYPHETMEDIIDRIAKEQVHRLVLVDENQHPRGIVSLSDILQALVLTPAGINALNS